A genomic segment from Streptomyces sp. NBC_01233 encodes:
- a CDS encoding class I SAM-dependent methyltransferase has protein sequence MGTFASAAPYYALFRPGYPDALYQHLRTQFGLNGSQHMLDLGCGPGTIALPLAAHVAVVHAVDPEPAMLAEGIRLAHEQGAANIAWRAGDSTMLNRMGLPTIALCTMGKAIGWMDQRKVLADLDHVVAPTGGLAFVSGAALYERPTWLEVIERVGTTHLGPGYRQTYGPATRPADALDQYLSASTFSRFSTTTFEQPLAFTVDDLVGMQFSFSYTSPAVLGARKDAYEKDLRAALAEFEPSGVFREVRHIECTTAIRA, from the coding sequence GTGGGCACGTTCGCATCCGCCGCCCCCTACTACGCCCTCTTCCGGCCCGGCTACCCGGACGCCCTCTACCAACACTTGCGAACGCAGTTCGGCCTCAATGGAAGCCAGCACATGCTCGACCTCGGCTGCGGGCCGGGAACCATCGCTCTACCCCTGGCTGCGCACGTGGCCGTCGTGCACGCCGTGGACCCCGAACCGGCGATGCTCGCCGAAGGCATCCGTCTCGCCCACGAGCAGGGCGCGGCGAACATCGCCTGGCGGGCCGGGGACTCGACCATGCTGAACCGCATGGGGCTGCCGACGATCGCGCTGTGCACCATGGGCAAGGCCATCGGATGGATGGACCAGCGAAAGGTCCTCGCCGACCTCGACCACGTCGTCGCACCGACAGGCGGGCTCGCGTTCGTCTCCGGAGCTGCTCTATACGAGCGGCCGACCTGGCTCGAGGTCATCGAGCGAGTCGGAACCACCCACCTTGGCCCCGGCTACCGGCAGACCTATGGGCCTGCCACACGTCCAGCTGACGCCCTCGACCAGTACTTGTCCGCCTCCACCTTCTCGAGGTTCTCCACGACAACCTTCGAGCAGCCCCTGGCATTCACGGTGGACGACCTGGTAGGCATGCAATTCTCCTTCTCCTACACCAGCCCTGCCGTCCTCGGCGCCCGGAAGGACGCGTACGAGAAGGATCTGCGGGCGGCCCTGGCCGAGTTCGAACCGTCCGGGGTCTTCCGCGAGGTCCGGCACATCGAGTGCACCACCGCCATCCGGGCGTGA
- a CDS encoding AAA family ATPase yields MSTPTLVIVSGGPGTGKTTLAHELASALGCPAIIRDEIKQGMVMSHPGYQRGGDDPLNYPTLDAFFGVLKVLLEAGVTVVAEAAFQDRLWRPNLEPLTGLAHLRVIRCTTATDVTHDRIVQRAKDNAHRAAHGDQDLLEAIAAGEHSLASFVPISMDVPTLTVDTSDGYQPELPDITSFVRASDHDGVSPESKVGG; encoded by the coding sequence ATGAGCACGCCGACCCTGGTGATCGTGAGCGGCGGCCCCGGAACGGGGAAGACCACTCTCGCGCACGAGCTCGCCAGCGCCCTCGGATGCCCCGCGATCATCCGCGACGAAATCAAGCAGGGCATGGTCATGTCCCATCCGGGCTATCAGCGCGGCGGCGATGACCCCCTCAACTACCCAACCCTCGACGCCTTCTTCGGCGTGCTGAAGGTGCTCCTGGAGGCCGGAGTCACGGTGGTCGCCGAAGCCGCCTTCCAGGACCGGCTCTGGCGGCCGAACCTGGAGCCGCTCACCGGCCTTGCACACCTCCGTGTCATCCGCTGCACCACCGCGACCGACGTCACCCACGACCGCATCGTCCAGCGCGCCAAAGACAACGCACACCGAGCCGCCCACGGCGACCAGGACCTGCTCGAAGCCATCGCCGCCGGAGAGCACTCCCTCGCATCCTTCGTGCCGATCTCCATGGACGTCCCCACCCTGACCGTCGACACCTCGGACGGATACCAGCCAGAGCTGCCGGACATCACCAGCTTCGTCCGGGCGTCTGATCACGACGGGGTGTCCCCCGAGTCGAAGGTGGGCGGCTGA
- a CDS encoding tetratricopeptide repeat protein, translating to MPLTPPLEETLVQAEQARHQGRLSESERLYDSVVTALAAVADTDEALCRVLHGFALTLYGLERYAEGEYHLRRALAGRGKALGPSAPETIDTLARLAEAIGEQGRWIEANALAREAFRLGQSALGVGHDVTRGALLASAWVTVSSGTPHADTLARAVVMALDGSTHAASARNLLVVALRKSGQYEEAEEVARKTLVMRVEQLGPDHPHTLLLRSDLALTLHAAGRTTEALTLAEENLAAGERALGPHAPCTARLRKAQETIAA from the coding sequence ATGCCGCTCACACCGCCTCTGGAAGAGACCCTGGTACAGGCCGAACAAGCCCGCCACCAGGGCCGGCTCAGCGAATCAGAGCGGTTATACGACAGCGTGGTCACCGCGCTCGCCGCGGTCGCGGACACCGACGAAGCCCTGTGCCGGGTGCTGCACGGGTTCGCGCTGACGCTGTACGGCCTCGAGCGGTACGCCGAGGGCGAGTACCACCTGCGCAGGGCTCTGGCGGGTCGGGGCAAGGCGCTCGGCCCGAGCGCGCCGGAGACCATCGACACGCTGGCGCGCCTGGCCGAGGCCATCGGCGAACAGGGCCGCTGGATCGAGGCCAACGCCCTGGCCCGCGAGGCATTCCGCCTCGGCCAGAGCGCACTCGGAGTCGGCCACGACGTCACCCGCGGGGCCCTGCTGGCGAGCGCCTGGGTGACTGTGTCCTCCGGCACCCCGCACGCGGACACGCTGGCCCGTGCCGTCGTCATGGCCCTGGACGGCTCCACCCACGCCGCCTCCGCCCGCAACCTCCTCGTCGTCGCCCTCCGCAAGAGCGGCCAGTACGAGGAAGCCGAAGAAGTGGCCCGCAAGACGCTCGTCATGCGCGTGGAGCAGCTGGGCCCCGATCATCCGCACACCCTGCTCCTGCGTTCCGATCTCGCGCTCACCCTGCACGCCGCCGGCCGCACGACCGAGGCCCTGACCTTGGCGGAGGAAAACCTGGCTGCCGGCGAGCGAGCCCTGGGGCCGCACGCCCCCTGCACGGCGCGGCTACGCAAGGCCCAGGAGACGATCGCCGCCTGA
- a CDS encoding protein kinase domain-containing protein, which yields MGAAPPPKALEALERRFGTVAHDLLSDRRGSRAWKITTPRATLVLKANAPEHDGARNKAAEMEQEDRHLLALAEAAAIRPSYRIDAGAWGGGRWLAVEWVDGAPLWRALTPTREDTGNTTAHRALLLRLAQTWAARLAPMHAAGWAHADVQPTNTLVDPDGAGHVIDYALACGPETARLPYRGALTHTTAPEIADAILSTADDVHVQTNPAADIWGLGASLFWCWTGHRPGIYEDDTPRADKLRTLAQGKLYDLQDVQPWRFPALEELIEACLSPDPGQRPTAAEVTSWSR from the coding sequence ATGGGCGCAGCACCTCCTCCCAAAGCACTAGAAGCCCTGGAACGGCGGTTCGGGACGGTCGCCCACGACCTGCTGAGCGACCGGCGGGGCTCCAGGGCGTGGAAGATCACGACGCCCAGGGCGACACTGGTGCTGAAGGCCAACGCTCCCGAACACGACGGCGCCAGGAACAAGGCTGCCGAGATGGAGCAGGAAGACCGCCACCTCCTGGCCCTGGCCGAGGCCGCCGCGATCCGTCCCTCCTACCGGATCGACGCGGGAGCGTGGGGCGGCGGGCGGTGGCTGGCGGTGGAGTGGGTTGACGGCGCACCGCTGTGGCGGGCCCTGACTCCCACCCGCGAGGACACCGGAAACACCACCGCGCACCGTGCTCTGCTGCTGCGCCTGGCCCAGACGTGGGCTGCCCGGCTCGCCCCGATGCACGCCGCCGGGTGGGCCCACGCGGACGTCCAGCCCACCAACACCCTCGTCGACCCCGACGGCGCCGGCCACGTCATCGACTACGCCCTGGCCTGCGGCCCCGAGACCGCTCGCCTGCCCTACCGAGGCGCGCTCACCCACACCACCGCCCCCGAAATCGCCGACGCCATCTTGTCCACCGCCGACGACGTCCACGTCCAGACGAACCCCGCAGCCGACATCTGGGGCCTGGGCGCCTCCTTGTTCTGGTGCTGGACCGGGCACCGCCCCGGCATCTACGAGGACGACACCCCCCGCGCCGACAAACTCCGCACGCTGGCCCAGGGGAAGCTGTACGACCTCCAGGACGTCCAGCCGTGGCGTTTTCCGGCGCTGGAGGAGCTGATCGAGGCGTGCCTGTCACCGGACCCCGGCCAGCGCCCCACGGCCGCCGAGGTGACCTCGTGGTCACGCTGA
- a CDS encoding helix-turn-helix transcriptional regulator has protein sequence MVAQGIVPFGDGHAEKKGAHGGEIAGQFMGFGGWLKRWRQVAGITQAPVAKALGMGVRTYRNVEKGAVPPRFTKPQCEALADLLGLDKSERHALLLYNIGTTLDGDPQIDASPELRRALRLLIDRQMPSPTYLTDRNWNILAYNAAMAEWWPWVMEPRANLMRWALTNPEARTQYHEWEMHAAAYVRLLKFAQATHKDNTELVDLIAEVRQNPDVERIWRTEADLEADRDGHVFRMIIPALGWETIEVVSHVLYPASMPHCRFVVITWVETESSDDEIDALGGKRNAWAHAEAGSPSTPQPPAQAEADAARRRAARALTARLVVDSADEAAALAGPDGVPLPALSALAGSECQLTLSPENHSVVWAIQEVPGEWGITQLGAGAVVDRIHRPIVDPQARAELKLLLRASLPDSDQAAISRLHGQLPQVDLRAALLREIFNDLQEGEGLPR, from the coding sequence ATGGTTGCTCAGGGGATAGTCCCCTTCGGCGATGGCCACGCCGAGAAAAAGGGCGCACACGGCGGAGAAATCGCCGGTCAGTTCATGGGGTTCGGCGGCTGGCTGAAGAGATGGCGCCAGGTAGCGGGGATCACCCAGGCCCCGGTGGCCAAGGCCCTCGGCATGGGGGTCCGGACCTACCGCAACGTGGAGAAGGGCGCAGTCCCGCCCCGGTTCACCAAGCCCCAGTGCGAGGCGCTCGCGGATCTCCTCGGGCTCGACAAGAGCGAGCGCCACGCCCTGCTGCTCTACAACATCGGCACCACGCTCGATGGTGACCCGCAGATCGACGCGAGTCCGGAGCTGCGCCGCGCACTTCGCCTGCTAATCGACAGGCAGATGCCCTCACCTACGTATCTGACCGACCGCAACTGGAACATCCTCGCGTACAACGCGGCGATGGCCGAGTGGTGGCCCTGGGTCATGGAGCCGCGCGCCAACCTCATGCGCTGGGCCCTGACGAACCCCGAGGCCCGCACCCAGTACCACGAATGGGAAATGCACGCCGCGGCCTACGTCCGCTTGTTGAAGTTCGCCCAGGCCACCCACAAGGACAACACCGAGCTCGTCGACCTGATCGCCGAAGTTCGCCAGAACCCGGACGTCGAGCGGATCTGGCGCACCGAGGCCGATCTGGAAGCCGACAGGGACGGTCACGTCTTCCGGATGATCATACCCGCCCTGGGCTGGGAGACCATCGAAGTCGTCTCCCACGTCCTGTACCCGGCGTCGATGCCGCACTGCCGGTTCGTAGTGATCACCTGGGTCGAGACCGAGTCCTCCGACGACGAGATCGACGCCCTTGGCGGCAAGCGCAACGCCTGGGCCCATGCTGAGGCCGGCTCACCCTCGACTCCGCAGCCCCCTGCCCAGGCCGAAGCCGATGCCGCCCGCCGCCGCGCGGCCCGTGCACTCACCGCCCGCCTCGTCGTCGACAGTGCCGACGAAGCCGCAGCGCTCGCCGGCCCCGACGGCGTCCCGCTCCCAGCACTCAGCGCACTGGCCGGTTCGGAGTGTCAGCTCACCCTGTCGCCCGAGAACCACTCCGTGGTGTGGGCCATCCAGGAAGTCCCTGGGGAGTGGGGCATCACGCAGCTGGGGGCCGGAGCCGTCGTCGACCGCATCCATCGGCCGATCGTCGACCCCCAGGCCCGAGCGGAGCTGAAGCTACTCCTGCGCGCCTCGCTGCCGGACTCCGACCAGGCGGCCATCAGCCGGCTCCATGGACAACTGCCCCAGGTCGACCTTCGGGCCGCCCTCCTTCGCGAGATCTTCAACGACCTCCAAGAGGGCGAGGGCCTGCCCCGCTAG
- a CDS encoding GNAT family N-acetyltransferase, with amino-acid sequence MSPDGWHLTEDLDDFLARAGDFLRSRPALHTVPLTVTEALRTRGADAYGADAPSFGLLERAGEVRGTFFHTPPRRLTLTPLPHEEADSLATHLADLGHPLPGVNADHDTATSFAEAWQRHTGAIPTVHERERLYRLGTLTPPEPIPEGRGRVAGEQDCKQLMLWHREFVTDIGGTPSADNSSWADTRIAHERVTLWETPDGTPVSMAGRTPMVAGQIRVAPVYTPAHLRGRGYAGAVTVEVSRAALAAGAAEVLLFADLANPTSNGLYQRIGYRPICDFVVYDF; translated from the coding sequence ATGAGTCCGGATGGCTGGCACCTCACCGAAGACCTCGACGACTTTCTCGCTCGCGCCGGAGACTTCCTGCGGTCGCGTCCCGCCCTGCACACAGTCCCGCTGACGGTGACCGAGGCACTGCGTACGCGCGGGGCGGATGCGTACGGCGCCGATGCCCCCTCCTTCGGCCTGCTGGAGCGGGCGGGCGAGGTCCGCGGGACCTTCTTCCATACCCCGCCCCGCCGGCTGACCCTCACCCCCCTCCCCCACGAAGAGGCCGACAGCCTCGCCACCCACCTAGCCGATCTCGGCCACCCCCTCCCCGGCGTCAACGCCGACCACGACACCGCCACCTCCTTCGCCGAGGCTTGGCAGCGGCACACGGGCGCGATACCGACGGTGCACGAGCGGGAGCGCCTGTACCGCCTGGGCACGCTCACGCCACCGGAGCCGATCCCTGAGGGCCGGGGGCGAGTCGCAGGTGAGCAGGACTGCAAGCAACTCATGCTCTGGCACCGCGAGTTCGTCACCGACATCGGAGGAACCCCCTCTGCGGACAACAGCTCGTGGGCGGACACGCGCATCGCTCACGAGCGCGTCACACTCTGGGAAACCCCGGACGGCACCCCCGTCTCCATGGCGGGCAGGACCCCCATGGTCGCGGGTCAGATCCGGGTGGCCCCCGTCTATACCCCCGCCCACCTGCGCGGACGCGGCTACGCGGGCGCCGTGACAGTCGAGGTGAGCCGGGCCGCCCTAGCCGCGGGCGCGGCGGAGGTCCTGCTGTTCGCGGATCTGGCCAACCCCACCAGTAACGGCCTCTATCAGCGGATTGGGTACCGACCGATTTGTGACTTCGTGGTGTACGACTTCTAG
- a CDS encoding transposase has translation MKEALPVRGGEVWENNDHRAVVEAILCKLGTGARWDDLALSAGSPVTVANWYYEWEKSGLWQEISRRAKVLGRHL, from the coding sequence GTGAAGGAGGCCCTTCCCGTACGCGGCGGCGAGGTGTGGGAGAACAACGACCACCGAGCCGTCGTGGAGGCCATCCTCTGCAAGCTCGGCACCGGCGCCCGCTGGGACGATCTCGCGCTGTCCGCCGGGTCCCCTGTCACGGTGGCCAATTGGTACTACGAATGGGAGAAGAGCGGCCTGTGGCAGGAGATCTCACGACGGGCCAAGGTGCTCGGACGTCACCTGTGA
- a CDS encoding GNAT family N-acetyltransferase, whose protein sequence is MERPLTGTTLRHYSHDDLGGIRQTLLDVHEDAYADRRHEEFVQRFPWFVDHWGGNEGFSCVIAYDGDVPVGFTYGAPATAGREWWQGHLDTAPEDPATFSVSELMVRPQWRKTGLGPRLHDALLAGRPEPWAVLTVDTKRPRLQAMYEGWGYRKIGENQPFPDSPVYAVMLNKLDG, encoded by the coding sequence ATGGAGCGTCCGTTGACCGGCACCACCTTGCGGCACTACAGCCACGACGATCTCGGAGGCATCCGGCAGACGCTGCTGGATGTGCACGAGGATGCGTACGCCGACCGACGGCACGAGGAGTTCGTGCAGCGCTTCCCATGGTTCGTGGACCACTGGGGCGGCAACGAGGGCTTCTCGTGCGTGATCGCCTACGACGGCGACGTGCCGGTCGGATTCACCTACGGTGCTCCCGCCACCGCGGGGAGGGAGTGGTGGCAGGGACACCTCGACACGGCGCCGGAGGATCCCGCCACGTTCTCCGTCTCCGAGCTGATGGTGCGCCCGCAGTGGCGCAAGACTGGCCTCGGGCCCCGCCTGCACGACGCGCTCCTCGCCGGACGCCCGGAGCCGTGGGCGGTCCTCACTGTGGACACGAAGCGGCCCCGGCTTCAGGCGATGTACGAGGGCTGGGGCTACCGCAAGATCGGCGAGAACCAGCCGTTCCCCGACAGCCCCGTGTACGCCGTCATGCTGAACAAGCTCGACGGCTGA
- a CDS encoding GNAT family N-acetyltransferase, translating into MVTLRRLTLDDAPAMARIYRGASVRFTHGEDYRMTVEDAAVRMKNIHDQDRAIPRTHWNLGITVAGDLIGVIKSRKHSPDLATLSYILREDTWGHGHATDAVRQFVPIVFAEAAVTRLEAKHHPDNPASGRVLAKSGFTRLGVHEGYTEYRIAPPSPNRKIR; encoded by the coding sequence GTGGTCACGCTGAGAAGGCTGACCCTCGACGACGCTCCCGCGATGGCGCGGATCTACCGCGGGGCCTCGGTCCGCTTCACCCACGGCGAGGACTACCGGATGACCGTCGAGGACGCCGCCGTACGCATGAAGAACATCCACGACCAGGATCGCGCAATCCCCCGCACCCACTGGAACCTCGGCATCACCGTGGCCGGCGACCTGATCGGCGTCATCAAATCTCGCAAGCACAGCCCCGACTTGGCCACTCTTAGCTACATCCTGCGCGAAGACACCTGGGGCCACGGCCACGCCACCGACGCCGTAAGGCAGTTCGTCCCGATCGTGTTCGCCGAAGCCGCGGTGACCCGTCTCGAAGCCAAACACCACCCCGACAACCCTGCCTCCGGCCGCGTCCTGGCCAAGTCCGGGTTCACCCGACTCGGCGTACACGAGGGCTACACCGAATATCGGATCGCTCCACCCTCGCCAAACAGAAAGATCCGTTGA
- a CDS encoding acyl-CoA thioesterase — protein sequence MSRHIYDCPVRWSDLDANGHLNSSRYGVLLEETRMRMFSMLVPQDPAERLARNFLLREQTIRYQYPLETWETPVRIEAWVTDVKRVSLTFHFEVKDDEHVYATATSVVAGYDSIRGGIRRFEQDELDVFNSYADTIQAAGN from the coding sequence GTGTCCCGACACATCTACGACTGCCCCGTTCGCTGGTCGGACCTCGACGCGAATGGACACCTCAACAGCTCCCGCTACGGCGTCCTCCTGGAAGAGACCCGAATGCGCATGTTCAGCATGCTGGTCCCCCAGGACCCCGCCGAGCGCCTGGCCCGCAACTTCCTCCTGCGCGAGCAGACCATCCGCTACCAGTATCCGCTGGAGACTTGGGAGACGCCGGTCCGCATCGAAGCTTGGGTGACCGACGTCAAGCGCGTCTCGCTCACCTTCCACTTCGAGGTCAAGGACGACGAGCACGTCTACGCCACCGCGACCTCCGTTGTGGCCGGCTACGACTCCATCCGCGGCGGCATCCGCCGCTTCGAGCAGGACGAACTCGACGTGTTCAACAGCTACGCCGACACCATCCAGGCCGCCGGCAACTGA